A genomic stretch from Leptospira johnsonii includes:
- a CDS encoding MBOAT family O-acyltransferase: protein MLFNSLPYLALFSLTFLLYWSLPQKGRKPLLLVSSLLFYFYSGAAFSVHFLLVIAVNFYFSLKLWEKKREGKSTSKLLTWIIVLNFVNLAFFKYFYFFLDSLDFFTGTVQFSEFGKGIHIPLPLAISFYTFQLIALQVDIHRDHVPERISALDYFLFILFFPQLIAGPIMRTTDFLPKLDKPAIDFNRVQWGIFLILSGLFKKVVIADNISGIISGIYQHPGEYNFFSLYLVTFGFACQVYCDFSGYTDIARGSAYLLGYEIPENFRGPFLSPSFREFWGRWHVTLSTWLRDYLYIPLGGSRGGFWRTQANSMITMTLGGLWHGANFGYVLWGAYLGLILGVERFFSPGDPKKEEEPRGWKRFWKVALIIHLFAISGIFFRTAAAGKNSLSLAWDYFTGFLNIVGGKALVRWEELAAFILFTFLWNAVQYYPSIREKIQIRFRWLLPSFSIIILLLMGIFGDGGGEFIYFQF, encoded by the coding sequence TCTTCTCTTCTTTTCTATTTTTATTCTGGCGCTGCATTCTCCGTTCACTTTTTACTCGTGATCGCAGTGAACTTCTATTTTTCACTCAAACTTTGGGAGAAAAAAAGAGAAGGTAAATCCACATCTAAACTTCTGACCTGGATCATAGTCCTCAATTTCGTTAACCTAGCATTCTTCAAATATTTCTATTTCTTTTTGGATTCACTGGACTTCTTTACGGGTACTGTACAATTTTCCGAATTCGGAAAAGGGATCCATATTCCTCTTCCACTCGCGATCAGCTTTTATACATTCCAGTTGATCGCATTGCAGGTGGATATCCATAGGGACCATGTTCCGGAAAGGATCTCTGCATTAGATTATTTCTTATTCATTCTATTCTTCCCTCAGTTGATCGCAGGACCGATCATGAGGACTACAGACTTCCTTCCTAAACTGGACAAACCTGCAATCGATTTCAATCGGGTTCAATGGGGGATTTTTCTCATTCTTTCCGGTTTATTTAAAAAGGTTGTGATCGCTGATAATATTTCAGGGATCATTTCTGGGATTTACCAACACCCAGGCGAATATAATTTTTTCAGCCTGTATCTGGTAACATTCGGATTTGCATGCCAGGTATATTGTGATTTCAGCGGGTATACCGATATTGCAAGAGGTTCTGCTTACTTACTTGGTTACGAGATCCCTGAAAACTTTAGAGGGCCTTTCCTTTCTCCAAGTTTCAGAGAGTTCTGGGGACGTTGGCATGTTACCTTATCTACTTGGCTCAGAGACTATCTCTATATTCCGCTTGGTGGAAGCAGAGGCGGCTTCTGGAGAACTCAAGCGAACTCCATGATCACAATGACCCTGGGAGGTCTATGGCATGGTGCGAACTTCGGCTACGTGCTTTGGGGTGCTTATTTAGGTCTGATCTTGGGAGTCGAAAGATTTTTCTCCCCTGGAGATCCTAAAAAAGAAGAAGAGCCAAGAGGCTGGAAACGTTTTTGGAAAGTGGCTCTGATCATACATTTATTTGCAATCTCAGGTATCTTCTTCCGAACTGCGGCTGCCGGTAAAAATTCACTGAGTTTAGCTTGGGACTATTTTACAGGATTCTTAAATATCGTAGGTGGAAAGGCATTGGTCCGCTGGGAAGAATTGGCAGCATTCATTCTATTCACCTTTCTCTGGAATGCGGTTCAATATTACCCAAGCATCCGAGAAAAAATACAGATCCGATTTCGTTGGTTATTACCTTCCTTCTCCATCATTATACTTTTATTAATGGGTATATTCGGGGACGGAGGTGGAGAATTTATTTACTTCCAGTTTTGA